Proteins from a genomic interval of Acidobacteriota bacterium:
- a CDS encoding TetR family transcriptional regulator, protein MSTRPTTPRTRKAEETRARILECALAMFRKHGYDKTTMRAIAEDAGVSLGNAYYYFESKDHLIHAYYERSHHDLLQAARPLLESERDLKKRLRGVLCAKIETSAPYHRFAGQLFKTAADPESPLSPFSAHSLPVRQEVTDLFAEVVSGSSTKITGKLKEELPELLWTYQMGIILYWIHDDSKGCQRTYKLIDHTVDLVVKLVKLSRLPPMRPLVNRTFKLLADLR, encoded by the coding sequence GTGAGCACACGCCCTACAACGCCCCGAACACGCAAGGCCGAAGAGACCCGTGCCCGGATCCTCGAATGCGCCCTGGCGATGTTCCGGAAGCACGGCTATGACAAGACCACGATGCGGGCGATCGCGGAAGATGCCGGAGTCTCTCTGGGGAACGCGTACTACTACTTCGAGTCGAAGGATCACCTGATCCACGCCTACTACGAACGCAGCCATCACGACCTCTTACAGGCCGCTCGACCCCTTCTTGAATCCGAACGGGACCTGAAGAAGCGACTCCGGGGCGTGCTGTGCGCAAAGATCGAAACCAGCGCCCCCTACCATCGTTTCGCCGGGCAACTCTTCAAGACCGCCGCGGACCCGGAGAGTCCTCTTAGCCCATTCAGCGCGCACTCGTTACCGGTACGTCAGGAGGTAACGGATCTATTCGCGGAGGTCGTTTCCGGATCCAGCACGAAGATCACCGGCAAGCTAAAGGAAGAGCTTCCGGAACTCCTCTGGACCTATCAGATGGGCATCATCCTCTACTGGATCCATGACGACTCGAAGGGCTGCCAGCGGACCTACAAGTTGATCGACCACACGGTCGATCTGGTTGTCAAACTCGTGAAGCTGAGTCGTCTGCCTCCGATGCGGCCGCTTGTGAATCGAACCTTCAAGCTGCTCGCAGACCTACGTTAG
- a CDS encoding PaaI family thioesterase: protein MKTDKPMQDLYPGNHCFGCGPANEKGLQLKSFPSDDGYVSTFRPSPHHNAGPEAWLNGGIVATIMDCHSIFTAIADAYVRDERPFASDPLIWYVTGTIAVRYERPMPIDQDVRLIAHATGSSGRKTTVHCKLLSGNDTCATAEVVAIRVADEWKSPT from the coding sequence ATGAAGACCGACAAGCCGATGCAGGATCTCTACCCGGGCAATCATTGCTTCGGATGCGGCCCGGCCAACGAGAAGGGCCTCCAGCTGAAGAGCTTTCCCTCCGACGACGGGTACGTGTCGACGTTTCGTCCGTCACCGCATCACAACGCCGGGCCCGAGGCCTGGCTGAACGGTGGGATCGTGGCGACCATCATGGACTGTCACTCGATCTTCACCGCCATCGCCGACGCCTATGTGCGGGACGAGCGTCCCTTCGCCTCCGATCCGCTGATCTGGTACGTGACGGGAACGATCGCCGTTCGCTACGAGCGACCGATGCCCATCGATCAAGACGTGCGGCTCATCGCCCACGCGACGGGGTCGTCGGGGCGGAAGACCACGGTTCACTGCAAGCTGCTGTCCGGTAACGATACCTGTGCGACGGCGGAGGTGGTCGCCATCCGTGTGGCGGATGAGTGGAAGTCGCCGACCTAA
- a CDS encoding glutathione S-transferase family protein — MKLYNSTESGNCYKVRLLLAHLGLPYEIHEIDPIAKGPRPEAFRDKTDFGRVPLLILDDGRPIAESNAILWYLADGTPYLPDDNYDRTRVHQWLFFEQNLHECNIAVVRRFVKMEPEAMPPTEVMDNRRAGGHRALAVMDQRLSGSRFVAGDDFGIADISLFGYTHVAGEGGFDLETYRNVRRWIDDVRKQDGHVPMVG, encoded by the coding sequence ATGAAGCTGTACAACTCCACCGAATCCGGCAACTGCTACAAGGTCCGTCTCTTGCTGGCCCATCTTGGCCTGCCCTACGAGATTCACGAGATCGACCCTATCGCCAAGGGCCCACGACCGGAAGCGTTCCGCGACAAGACGGACTTCGGCCGGGTACCGCTCCTGATCCTGGACGACGGCCGACCGATTGCCGAGTCCAACGCCATCCTCTGGTATCTGGCGGATGGAACGCCCTACCTACCCGACGACAACTACGACCGCACCCGTGTTCATCAATGGTTGTTCTTCGAGCAAAATCTCCACGAATGCAACATCGCCGTCGTACGACGGTTCGTGAAGATGGAGCCCGAGGCGATGCCGCCGACCGAGGTCATGGACAACCGGCGGGCCGGTGGGCATCGGGCGTTGGCCGTCATGGATCAGCGACTGTCGGGATCTCGGTTCGTGGCCGGCGACGACTTCGGTATCGCCGACATCAGTCTGTTCGGCTACACGCATGTTGCGGGCGAGGGTGGCTTCGATCTGGAAACCTATCGCAACGTCCGCCGCTGGATCGACGACGTGCGCAAGCAGGACGGCCATGTCCCGATGGTCGGCTAG